From Nitrospirota bacterium, the proteins below share one genomic window:
- a CDS encoding pseudouridine synthase, with the protein MTDKTGKNTPRPLPNAADPLPEGGVRLQKIIAGSGLASRRKAEEWIAAGRVTVNGKVVTELGTKVDPERAHIKVDGKHLSSAQPYVYLLLNKPKNVMSTLNDPGGRPTVKDYLRGISVRVFPVGRLDFDSEGLMLLTNHGDLAQTLLHPRYHVPKTYLIKVKQVVTDDHIRQLEQGVQLEDGMTGPAVVKKVKKAKLNSWLEITIREGRQHQVKRMMEAVGHPVLKLTRIKMGPLSLGDLGAGEFRYLTDREANALRELAEHKLATEEAAEKQVPRPKKRISRVGWARSKKAKVV; encoded by the coding sequence ATGACAGACAAGACTGGAAAAAATACTCCGCGCCCCTTGCCTAATGCCGCTGACCCTTTGCCTGAAGGCGGGGTACGCCTGCAGAAAATCATTGCCGGATCAGGGCTCGCTTCGCGGCGGAAGGCCGAGGAGTGGATTGCCGCCGGGCGCGTGACCGTCAACGGTAAAGTCGTGACGGAGCTCGGCACCAAGGTCGATCCGGAGCGCGCCCACATCAAGGTGGACGGCAAGCACCTGAGTTCCGCTCAGCCGTATGTCTATCTGCTGCTGAATAAGCCGAAGAACGTGATGTCGACGTTGAACGATCCGGGAGGTCGGCCGACGGTGAAGGACTATCTCCGGGGAATTTCGGTGCGGGTATTTCCCGTCGGGCGATTGGACTTCGATAGCGAAGGGTTGATGCTCTTGACCAATCACGGCGATTTGGCGCAGACGCTGCTCCACCCCCGTTACCATGTGCCGAAGACCTATCTGATTAAAGTGAAGCAGGTGGTGACGGATGACCATATCCGGCAGTTAGAGCAGGGTGTGCAGTTGGAAGACGGCATGACCGGTCCAGCTGTGGTGAAGAAGGTGAAGAAAGCCAAGCTGAATTCCTGGCTGGAGATTACGATCCGCGAAGGGCGCCAGCATCAAGTGAAGCGAATGATGGAAGCGGTCGGCCATCCGGTCTTGAAGCTCACGAGAATTAAGATGGGACCGTTGTCGTTGGGCGATTTGGGGGCCGGAGAGTTTCGGTACCTGACCGACCGTGAAGCGAACGCCCTGCGCGAACTCGCCGAGCATAAACTCGCCACGGAAGAGGCTGCAGAAAAGCAGGTTCCCAGGCCGAAGAAGCGGATCAGCCGGGTTGGATGGGCTCGTTCGAAGAAAGCGAAGGTGGTATGA
- the aroC gene encoding chorismate synthase, whose protein sequence is MAGNSFGHIFTVTSFGESHGPAIGCVVDGCPPGMALSVDDIQLDLDRRKPGTSRHVTQRQESDTVEILSGVFEGKTTGTPIALLIRNEDSRSKDYGNLVDTFRPGHADYTYWQKYGIRDHRGGGRSSARETAVRVAAAAIAKKWLNETYGIVIRGYLSQLGPHEVPFKTWDAVSANPFFVADPTGVAKLESFMDELRKAGDSVGARITTVAEHVPVGWGAPVYAKLDSDLAAAMMSINAVKAVEIGVGFGSVTQRGSEHSDELTPEGFVTNHAGGILGGISTGQDVVVTIGIKPTSSIRVPRRSIDKQGNAVTVETNGRHDPCVGIRATPIAEAMMALVLMDHALLHRAQNADVKTSTPKIAGSSKKSVSSTNKTSTAKINPDPAEA, encoded by the coding sequence ATGGCAGGCAATTCGTTCGGTCACATCTTCACCGTCACCTCATTCGGCGAGAGCCATGGTCCCGCGATTGGTTGTGTCGTGGATGGCTGCCCGCCTGGTATGGCTCTCTCGGTTGATGACATTCAATTGGATCTCGACCGGCGCAAGCCCGGCACCTCACGCCATGTCACACAGCGGCAGGAATCCGACACCGTCGAGATCCTCTCCGGTGTCTTTGAAGGCAAGACCACCGGCACGCCGATCGCGCTCCTCATCCGGAACGAAGACTCCCGCAGTAAGGACTACGGCAACTTGGTCGATACCTTTCGCCCCGGCCACGCAGACTATACCTATTGGCAGAAGTACGGAATCCGCGATCATCGCGGCGGGGGGAGATCCTCTGCTCGTGAAACGGCTGTGCGAGTGGCAGCGGCAGCCATTGCGAAGAAATGGCTCAACGAAACGTATGGCATCGTGATCCGCGGCTATCTCAGCCAACTTGGGCCACATGAAGTCCCGTTCAAGACCTGGGATGCTGTAAGTGCCAATCCGTTTTTTGTGGCTGATCCCACCGGAGTAGCCAAGCTTGAATCGTTTATGGATGAGCTGCGGAAGGCCGGCGATTCAGTCGGCGCCAGGATCACGACGGTTGCCGAGCATGTGCCTGTCGGCTGGGGTGCACCGGTTTATGCCAAGTTGGACTCAGATTTGGCCGCGGCCATGATGAGCATCAATGCCGTGAAGGCCGTGGAAATCGGCGTGGGGTTTGGCTCCGTCACGCAACGGGGGTCGGAGCATAGCGACGAACTGACCCCGGAAGGGTTTGTGACGAATCATGCAGGCGGTATCCTCGGCGGTATTTCCACGGGGCAGGATGTCGTGGTCACGATCGGGATCAAGCCGACGTCGAGTATTCGTGTGCCCCGCCGTTCCATCGACAAGCAGGGGAACGCCGTGACGGTCGAGACCAATGGCCGCCATGATCCCTGTGTCGGTATCAGAGCCACACCGATTGCCGAAGCCATGATGGCGCTGGTGCTCATGGACCATGCCCTCCTGCATCGCGCGCAGAACGCCGATGTGAAGACGTCGACACCAAAGATTGCCGGTTCTTCGAAGAAGAGCGTTTCTTCCACGAATAAGACATCCACTGCGAAGATCAATCCGGATCCTGCCGAAGCGTAA
- the aspS gene encoding aspartate--tRNA ligase: MKVRTHRCGELTKAAVGQTVVLNGWVQRRRDHGVVLFIDLRDRTGLTQVVFNAERNAGMHQASHALRSECVVSVTGQVMARPDESKNPNLPTGEIEVFVDAIEILNESKTPPFMIEDDAEVTESIRLKYRYLDLRRPKMQKLLTIRHNIMQAVRGFLNAERFLEVETPILTKSTPEGARDYLVPSRVNPGQFYALPQSPQLFKQVLMVSGVDRYYQIARCFRDEDLRNDRQPEFTQIDLEMSFVDRLDVMSLMEQMIVTVFRDAGGVQLPTPFPRMTYAEAMGRYGSDKPDLRFDMPLHDVTAFAAASDFKVFKEAATKGGIVKALIVKGGAATPRSRIDALGEMAKTFGAKGLAWLKITPEGQLESVIAKFLDAKAFAAALPEAKPGDLVLFGADKAAIVHDVLGRIRLSLGEELKLIDTTAWKPVWVTEFPLLDYSPEEKRYIFMHNPFAAPMDEDLALLDSEPLKVRAKAYDMVLNGSEIGGGSIRNHRSDIQLRILDLLGINKEQSQAKFGFLLDALEFGAPPHGGIAFGLDRLIMLLGHADSIRDVIAFPKTQRAQCPLTDAPSAVGTDQLKELRIKLDLVE; encoded by the coding sequence ATGAAGGTCAGGACTCATCGGTGCGGCGAACTTACCAAAGCCGCGGTCGGGCAAACCGTCGTTTTAAACGGGTGGGTGCAGCGGCGGCGCGACCATGGCGTCGTGCTGTTCATCGACCTGCGTGATCGAACCGGGCTGACGCAGGTGGTGTTCAATGCCGAGCGGAATGCCGGCATGCACCAAGCTTCCCATGCGTTACGGAGCGAATGCGTCGTGTCGGTGACCGGTCAAGTCATGGCCCGCCCCGACGAGTCGAAGAATCCCAACCTGCCGACGGGCGAGATCGAAGTCTTCGTGGATGCCATTGAGATTCTGAACGAGTCGAAGACGCCGCCGTTCATGATCGAAGACGATGCCGAAGTGACCGAGTCGATCCGGCTGAAGTACCGCTACCTGGATCTTCGTCGTCCGAAGATGCAGAAACTCTTAACCATCCGGCACAACATCATGCAGGCCGTCCGCGGCTTCCTGAACGCAGAACGCTTCCTTGAGGTCGAAACGCCGATTTTGACCAAGAGTACGCCGGAAGGCGCGCGGGACTATCTGGTACCCAGCCGGGTGAATCCCGGTCAGTTCTATGCGCTGCCTCAATCGCCGCAGCTCTTCAAACAAGTGCTCATGGTGAGTGGCGTCGATCGCTACTACCAGATTGCGCGTTGCTTCCGCGACGAGGATTTACGCAACGACCGGCAGCCGGAATTTACCCAGATCGATCTCGAGATGTCGTTCGTCGATCGGCTGGATGTCATGAGCTTGATGGAGCAGATGATCGTCACCGTGTTTCGTGACGCGGGCGGCGTACAGTTGCCGACTCCATTTCCGCGCATGACCTATGCCGAGGCGATGGGACGCTATGGCTCTGACAAGCCTGATTTACGTTTCGACATGCCGCTGCATGATGTGACGGCTTTTGCGGCAGCCAGCGATTTCAAGGTGTTTAAGGAGGCGGCGACCAAGGGCGGGATCGTGAAGGCCTTGATCGTCAAAGGCGGCGCGGCCACTCCTCGGAGCCGGATCGATGCGCTCGGTGAGATGGCCAAGACATTCGGCGCCAAGGGGCTGGCCTGGCTCAAGATCACCCCCGAAGGGCAACTGGAGTCTGTCATCGCCAAGTTTTTGGATGCCAAGGCCTTCGCAGCGGCTCTTCCTGAGGCCAAGCCGGGTGATTTAGTCCTCTTCGGTGCCGACAAGGCTGCCATTGTTCATGACGTGTTAGGTCGCATCAGGTTATCGCTCGGTGAAGAGTTGAAGCTGATCGATACCACAGCCTGGAAGCCCGTCTGGGTTACCGAGTTCCCCTTGCTGGACTATTCGCCGGAAGAGAAGCGGTATATCTTCATGCACAACCCGTTCGCCGCGCCGATGGATGAAGACCTGGCGCTGCTGGATTCGGAGCCGCTCAAAGTACGGGCGAAGGCCTACGACATGGTGCTCAACGGCAGCGAAATCGGCGGCGGGAGTATCCGGAACCATCGGAGCGATATCCAGCTACGCATTCTCGATTTGCTCGGCATCAACAAGGAGCAGTCGCAGGCGAAGTTCGGATTCTTACTCGATGCGCTCGAATTTGGCGCGCCTCCACACGGCGGGATTGCCTTCGGGCTCGATCGGTTGATCATGTTGTTGGGACATGCCGACTCGATCCGCGACGTGATCGCGTTCCCCAAAACGCAACGGGCCCAATGTCCGCTGACCGATGCCCCCTCGGCCGTCGGCACCGATCAGTTGAAGGAATTGCGCATCAAGCTCGATCTCGTCGAATAG
- the guaA gene encoding glutamine-hydrolyzing GMP synthase: MELWHNRILVLDFGSQYTQLIARRIREAHVYSQILPCTASMATILAYRPQGIVLSGGPSSVYEKKAPSVSKELFDLGIPILGICYGMQLVTHLSGGEVAKSKHREYGRADLTIDDKSDLFKGIGTNGSTVVWMSHGDRIERMPPGFRSIAHTGNSPIAAMKRDDHKRRIYCLQFHPEVVHTPEGTTLLRNFVYDICGCKPTWTMESYVETAVQQIREQVGKERVICALSGGVDSSVAAALTHRAIGDQLTCIFVDNGLLRTGEKEQVKQTFAKQLHLNLRMIDASDSFLAKLKGVIDPERKRKVIGKQFIEQFDAEAKKKSGGVKFLVQGTLYPDVIESVSFKGPSATIKTHHNVGGLPARMKLKLIEPLRELFKDEVRVLGKELGLPDEIVWRQPFPGPGLAIRVLGAVTKERLTILRAAESILDQEIRAAGLYREIWQSLAVLLPIRTVGVMGDQRTYEHVIALRAVTSLDGMTADWAKIPNDVLGKISNRIINEVKGVNRVVYDISSKPPATIEWE; the protein is encoded by the coding sequence ATGGAACTTTGGCACAATAGAATTCTGGTTCTCGACTTCGGGTCGCAATATACCCAGCTGATTGCGCGACGCATCCGCGAGGCGCATGTCTATTCTCAGATCTTGCCCTGTACCGCTTCCATGGCGACCATTCTCGCCTATCGCCCGCAAGGCATCGTGTTATCCGGTGGCCCCTCCAGCGTGTATGAGAAGAAGGCGCCGAGCGTTTCTAAGGAACTATTCGACCTCGGGATTCCCATCCTCGGCATTTGTTATGGCATGCAGCTGGTGACACACCTCTCCGGCGGAGAGGTGGCCAAGTCCAAGCATCGGGAGTACGGCCGAGCCGATCTGACCATCGACGACAAGAGCGATCTCTTCAAGGGCATCGGCACAAACGGGTCGACCGTTGTCTGGATGTCGCATGGGGACCGTATCGAACGGATGCCGCCTGGCTTCCGATCCATCGCGCATACCGGTAATTCGCCGATTGCTGCGATGAAGCGCGACGATCACAAGCGTCGGATCTATTGCCTGCAGTTTCATCCGGAAGTGGTGCATACGCCTGAAGGGACGACGTTGCTTCGTAACTTCGTCTACGACATTTGCGGTTGTAAGCCGACGTGGACGATGGAGTCCTATGTGGAGACGGCGGTGCAGCAGATTCGCGAGCAGGTCGGCAAGGAGCGGGTGATCTGTGCCTTGAGCGGGGGCGTCGACTCTTCTGTGGCTGCGGCATTGACGCATCGCGCGATCGGCGATCAGCTCACCTGCATTTTCGTCGACAACGGCCTGCTTCGGACGGGGGAGAAGGAGCAAGTCAAACAGACGTTTGCCAAACAGCTCCACTTGAACTTGCGCATGATCGACGCGTCCGATTCGTTTCTGGCTAAGCTCAAAGGGGTGATCGATCCCGAGCGTAAGAGGAAAGTTATCGGGAAACAGTTCATCGAACAATTCGATGCGGAAGCGAAGAAGAAATCGGGCGGAGTGAAATTTCTCGTTCAAGGCACGCTCTATCCCGATGTCATTGAAAGTGTGAGCTTCAAGGGGCCGTCGGCCACGATCAAGACGCATCACAATGTTGGCGGGTTGCCGGCGCGGATGAAGCTGAAGCTGATCGAACCGTTGCGCGAACTGTTCAAGGACGAAGTCAGGGTATTGGGGAAGGAATTGGGCCTTCCCGATGAGATCGTGTGGCGGCAGCCTTTCCCAGGACCTGGTCTGGCGATCCGGGTGCTCGGCGCAGTGACGAAGGAGCGATTGACGATCCTTCGAGCGGCCGAGTCCATTCTCGATCAGGAGATTCGCGCCGCCGGTTTGTATCGGGAGATTTGGCAATCGCTCGCCGTGCTTCTGCCGATTAGGACTGTGGGCGTCATGGGCGATCAACGGACCTATGAGCATGTCATTGCGCTTCGTGCCGTGACCAGTTTGGATGGCATGACGGCCGATTGGGCCAAGATTCCGAATGACGTATTGGGCAAGATCTCGAACCGGATCATCAACGAAGTGAAGGGTGTGAACCGGGTGGTGTACGACATCAGTTCGAAACCGCCGGCCACAATCGAGTGGGAATAA
- a CDS encoding FUN14 domain-containing protein: MDIDQDQQPEPSSQGIAAALLADAPWRANSVLAAGATMAAGLAAWVADYADSPAAAQLGGSYIGGFFIGWAFRRFLKMAALVVGGIFAGIAVLKGTGWVDLDWSAIETQIMHSMAALQRGAEGLKQFLSGYLPSAGAAGAGTFFGFRKK, encoded by the coding sequence ATGGACATCGATCAGGATCAACAGCCAGAACCGTCCTCTCAGGGGATCGCTGCAGCCCTTCTGGCCGATGCGCCCTGGCGCGCCAATTCCGTGTTGGCTGCAGGTGCCACGATGGCCGCTGGGCTTGCCGCGTGGGTAGCCGACTATGCCGATTCGCCCGCCGCCGCCCAGTTGGGAGGCAGCTACATCGGCGGGTTTTTCATCGGGTGGGCATTCCGTCGATTTTTGAAGATGGCAGCCCTGGTCGTCGGTGGGATTTTCGCCGGTATCGCCGTCCTCAAAGGGACGGGGTGGGTAGATCTGGACTGGAGCGCGATTGAAACACAGATTATGCACAGCATGGCTGCGCTCCAGCGTGGCGCTGAAGGGCTCAAACAGTTTCTCTCCGGCTATCTTCCCTCCGCCGGCGCGGCAGGAGCCGGGACATTTTTCGGTTTTCGCAAGAAGTAA
- the rnhA gene encoding ribonuclease HI: MEIYTDGACSGNPGPGGWGALLRIGDAETQLCGGEPATTNNRMELLAVIEALQSLTEPVEAHVYTDSQYVQKGISEWIHNWKRRGWKTASKEPVKNEDLWRRLDILTVGHTLEWRWVRGHNGHPENERVDALARAGLEQSRRAGKAVGGPVER, from the coding sequence ATGGAAATCTATACAGATGGTGCCTGTAGCGGGAACCCTGGGCCAGGAGGCTGGGGCGCCCTGCTGCGTATCGGCGATGCCGAAACGCAGCTCTGCGGCGGGGAGCCGGCGACGACGAACAACCGCATGGAGCTGCTTGCGGTGATCGAGGCGTTGCAGTCGCTCACTGAGCCGGTGGAAGCGCATGTCTACACCGATTCGCAGTATGTGCAAAAAGGCATCAGCGAATGGATCCATAACTGGAAGCGACGAGGCTGGAAAACTGCGAGCAAAGAGCCGGTTAAGAATGAGGATTTGTGGCGTCGCCTCGATATCCTGACTGTTGGCCATACCCTTGAATGGCGCTGGGTGCGGGGGCATAACGGTCATCCGGAGAACGAACGGGTGGACGCATTGGCCCGTGCCGGCCTCGAACAGTCACGCCGCGCCGGCAAAGCGGTCGGCGGCCCGGTCGAACGGTAG
- a CDS encoding DUF2959 domain-containing protein codes for MLRRALIIMLLVIPLGLSGCDTAYIAAMDKMGYAKRDILSSRVKSARDAQEEAKKDIQSALEKFGKVVAYQGGELEATYKQLNSELQSSEDSAEAVRKRIKDVESVADSLFSEWKAELGQYSSADLRRKSEEKLAQTKARYNEMLSAMKRAEQRIDPVLKPLRDQVLYLKHNLNARALAAIKGELVKVDAQVDQLVKDMNRSIAEADKFIQSMEKEPA; via the coding sequence ATGTTGAGACGCGCGCTGATCATCATGCTCCTCGTGATCCCTCTTGGCCTATCAGGCTGCGACACGGCCTATATCGCCGCGATGGATAAGATGGGCTATGCCAAGCGCGATATCCTGAGCAGTCGAGTCAAATCGGCCCGTGACGCGCAGGAAGAGGCGAAGAAAGATATTCAAAGTGCCCTGGAGAAATTCGGGAAGGTCGTGGCCTATCAAGGCGGAGAGCTGGAAGCCACCTATAAGCAACTCAACAGTGAGCTGCAAAGCAGTGAAGACAGCGCCGAGGCCGTACGAAAACGCATCAAAGACGTCGAAAGCGTCGCAGACTCGCTCTTTTCGGAATGGAAGGCCGAACTCGGCCAATATTCCAGCGCGGACCTGCGGCGGAAGAGCGAGGAGAAGCTCGCACAGACCAAAGCCCGCTACAACGAGATGCTCAGCGCCATGAAGCGGGCCGAACAGCGCATCGATCCTGTCTTGAAGCCGCTCCGCGACCAAGTGCTCTATCTGAAACACAACCTCAATGCCCGTGCATTGGCTGCGATCAAAGGCGAGTTGGTGAAAGTCGACGCCCAAGTCGATCAGCTCGTCAAGGATATGAACCGCTCCATCGCCGAAGCCGACAAGTTCATCCAATCGATGGAAAAAGAACCGGCCTAA
- a CDS encoding trypsin-like peptidase domain-containing protein: MFVVHSFLRNWTLCLLALPMVGLTSPAQAEIAPAALDRAKLATVGILEDTQDQRTPTTPGKILVRGTGFHLRDGYIVTARHAAEKQDVTTGPVIQKQIHVLTTDLHELPADLVGDSAFMDVVIYRIAEAHRAKLRASASFASGDVQPGLEVFTVGYPMGWGPTMSFGHLGNTNTFLQTVDTRLIQADVAACSGNSGGGLFNDKGEVVGIMHAIIQTERDDSTARCSRMAFAIPAILANRIVNAALEGKPLAFSKMGIHMMPVKDGTKWRMAVKDVSEPAKEAGIQKHDIIIAIEGTEINDAAHLKNYLIERTTPGQKVAVKVRRIDADLTFTVTLGGG, from the coding sequence ATGTTTGTCGTTCATTCTTTTTTACGCAACTGGACTCTGTGCCTTCTCGCACTCCCAATGGTCGGCCTCACGTCTCCTGCGCAGGCCGAGATTGCACCCGCCGCACTTGATCGCGCCAAGCTCGCGACCGTCGGCATTCTCGAAGACACGCAGGATCAACGCACCCCCACTACACCGGGAAAGATTCTCGTCCGCGGAACTGGATTTCACCTGCGCGACGGCTACATCGTCACCGCCCGGCACGCGGCAGAGAAACAGGATGTCACCACTGGACCCGTCATTCAGAAACAGATCCATGTCCTGACCACCGATCTCCACGAACTCCCGGCCGACCTGGTTGGAGACAGCGCCTTCATGGACGTCGTCATCTATCGCATCGCAGAAGCCCACCGCGCCAAGCTTCGCGCCAGTGCCTCATTCGCCTCCGGTGACGTACAGCCAGGCCTGGAAGTCTTCACCGTCGGCTATCCGATGGGCTGGGGCCCGACCATGTCCTTCGGACACTTAGGCAATACGAATACCTTCCTCCAAACGGTGGACACCAGGTTGATCCAGGCCGACGTAGCCGCCTGCAGCGGCAACTCCGGCGGCGGGCTCTTCAATGACAAGGGAGAGGTGGTCGGGATCATGCACGCCATCATCCAAACTGAACGAGACGATTCCACCGCGCGTTGCAGCCGCATGGCATTTGCCATCCCGGCGATTCTCGCCAACCGAATCGTAAACGCCGCCCTGGAGGGAAAACCCCTGGCCTTCTCGAAGATGGGCATTCACATGATGCCAGTGAAGGACGGCACCAAGTGGCGCATGGCGGTGAAGGACGTGTCCGAACCAGCCAAAGAAGCCGGCATTCAGAAGCACGACATCATCATTGCTATAGAAGGCACTGAGATCAACGACGCCGCCCATCTGAAAAACTATCTCATTGAACGAACGACACCGGGACAGAAAGTCGCCGTCAAAGTACGTCGCATCGATGCAGATTTGACCTTTACGGTCACCCTGGGAGGAGGATGA
- a CDS encoding neutral zinc metallopeptidase: MRWEGQRESSNVEDRRGMSPARIRGVGGLGIGGIVLVLAVSYFTGTNPLTLLNMLDGVQNMTESSAPSEPGRIGAPSDQLGKFASVVLADTETTWTGLLGQRYENPRMVLFSGAVQSACGTTSSAVGPFYCPGDHKLYLDLSFFDEMSQRLGAPGDFAQAYVIAHEVGHHVQNLLGIAEKVHRLQRQGSEAEGNALSVRMELQADCFAGVWGHHAKRDRNLIEPGDFEEGLRAASAIGDDRLQKMARGQVQPESWTHGSSEQRMTWLRKGLETGDPKACDAFAGSRL, encoded by the coding sequence ATGCGCTGGGAAGGACAACGGGAAAGCAGCAATGTCGAAGACCGCCGCGGGATGAGTCCTGCGAGGATTAGAGGCGTGGGCGGGCTCGGCATCGGCGGCATCGTCCTAGTCCTTGCCGTCAGCTATTTTACCGGGACTAATCCCTTAACCCTTCTCAACATGCTCGACGGCGTGCAGAACATGACGGAGTCATCGGCACCCTCTGAACCTGGCCGCATCGGAGCCCCGAGCGATCAGCTCGGCAAGTTCGCCTCTGTCGTCCTCGCCGATACAGAAACGACCTGGACAGGGCTGCTTGGACAGCGGTACGAAAACCCTCGCATGGTGCTCTTTTCCGGCGCGGTCCAGTCGGCCTGCGGCACCACCTCGTCAGCGGTCGGCCCCTTCTATTGCCCCGGCGACCACAAGCTCTACCTCGATCTATCGTTTTTCGACGAGATGTCTCAGCGCCTCGGCGCACCGGGCGATTTTGCGCAGGCCTACGTCATTGCACACGAAGTCGGACACCATGTTCAAAATTTGCTGGGCATCGCAGAAAAAGTACATCGGCTTCAGCGGCAGGGCTCCGAAGCAGAAGGCAACGCGCTCTCCGTCCGCATGGAGCTGCAAGCCGATTGCTTCGCCGGCGTGTGGGGACATCATGCCAAACGCGATCGTAATCTGATCGAACCAGGCGACTTCGAAGAAGGACTACGCGCCGCTTCCGCCATTGGAGACGACCGGCTCCAAAAGATGGCGCGGGGCCAGGTGCAACCGGAAAGCTGGACACATGGCTCCTCAGAACAACGGATGACCTGGCTCCGAAAGGGCTTGGAGACTGGTGACCCGAAAGCCTGCGACGCCTTCGCCGGCAGTCGGCTATAG
- a CDS encoding ATP-binding cassette domain-containing protein: MTNSPPILDIQHATVYRGDTCVFSDFSLSLQEGEHVAILGPNGAGKSTLLKLLAGEVHPFPHDETHIRLFGEEQWNVWDVRKRLGMVSHDLQRQYMDQVTGLKVILSGFYASIGIYGHQNFSYGQIVRADKMLEEMGASSLRERRFGEMSTGEQRRCLLGRALVHDPTALVLDEPTSGLDLTATFHYLDLVRSHIQKGKTLLLVTHHIHEIPPEVERVILLKQGKVLQDGEKRAVLTEANLSMLFDCSVSLAQANGWYQALPGHSAPH; the protein is encoded by the coding sequence ATGACGAACTCTCCTCCAATTCTCGACATTCAGCATGCGACGGTCTATCGGGGTGACACCTGTGTCTTCAGCGATTTTTCGTTGTCGCTTCAAGAGGGTGAACATGTCGCCATCCTCGGACCCAACGGGGCAGGCAAATCGACCCTCTTGAAATTACTGGCGGGAGAAGTCCATCCCTTTCCGCATGATGAAACCCATATCCGTTTATTCGGCGAAGAACAGTGGAATGTCTGGGACGTCCGCAAGCGCTTAGGGATGGTGTCCCATGACCTTCAACGTCAGTACATGGACCAAGTGACCGGCCTGAAAGTGATTCTGTCCGGTTTCTACGCCAGTATCGGCATCTATGGCCATCAAAACTTTAGCTATGGGCAGATCGTCAGGGCAGACAAGATGTTGGAGGAGATGGGTGCCAGTTCATTGAGGGAGCGACGGTTTGGGGAGATGTCCACGGGCGAGCAGCGACGCTGCCTGCTGGGCCGTGCGTTGGTGCATGACCCGACTGCGTTAGTGCTGGATGAACCCACCAGTGGGCTCGATCTGACGGCGACCTTTCACTATTTGGATCTCGTTCGTTCCCATATACAAAAGGGGAAAACGCTGCTGCTGGTGACCCACCATATTCATGAGATCCCGCCTGAAGTCGAGCGAGTGATCCTTTTGAAGCAAGGGAAGGTTCTCCAGGACGGTGAGAAACGTGCTGTCCTCACAGAAGCCAACCTCAGTATGTTGTTCGATTGCTCGGTATCGTTGGCTCAGGCCAATGGCTGGTATCAAGCGCTGCCAGGGCACAGCGCACCGCACTGA